A region of Phycisphaerae bacterium DNA encodes the following proteins:
- the recG gene encoding ATP-dependent DNA helicase RecG → MTNATGLDTPVRYLKGVGPKRADLLNDLGIGTVRDVLEHFPRRYRFFDPVGSISELQVGQEVTIVGEITRVDYRRFPRPPRITCVVADRSGECLVKWFNCGYLAERLKEGHWIKIRGKVSEWRDRLIFTNPQFELFDGDPGAIEDQVSQPIYPHQEQLGKALIPSLVRTALAQYASYLQDWMPPEQRAASGLVDLPRAYRSIHEPESDEDWQIARKRLAYDELFFMQLGLTITHRNRRAASVRKLHCTEAVDQRIRSRFPFQLTAAQDRVIEEIVTDLASEHPMSRLIQGDVGAGKTVVALYAALVAAANRAQVAIMAPTEILAEQHFRKINQYMEGARVRTALLVGNLPKSRRAEVLRQTAEGEVDILIGTHALLESDIQFADLALVVIDEQHKFGVHQRFTIRSKGAYPHYLVMTATPIPRSLALTVFGDLDLSVIDEPPPGKLPTVTQVHNYKSEEKVWEFLSGRLAAGDQAYVVYPLLEDSEKLELKSATSSAEHLTGRLAPHRVGLIHGRMKGEEKQHVMDLFHRREIDVLVATVVIEVGIDVPDANVLVVEHAERFGLAQLHQLRGRIGRAGGQGYCLLLSDSRGQNARQRLGILAETADGFKIAEEDLRIRGPGEFFGTAQHGLPELKLADLVEDYALLLAAKQDAQRLLRQDPDLNWTRHREIRSELVRRLGHRLKLIEAA, encoded by the coding sequence ATGACCAACGCCACCGGGCTCGATACCCCTGTCCGCTACCTCAAGGGGGTGGGCCCCAAACGGGCCGATCTCCTGAACGATCTGGGGATCGGGACGGTTCGCGACGTGCTGGAGCACTTCCCCCGCCGCTACCGGTTCTTCGATCCGGTCGGCTCGATATCCGAACTACAGGTCGGACAGGAAGTTACAATCGTCGGCGAGATCACCCGGGTGGACTACCGGCGGTTTCCCCGTCCGCCGCGGATCACCTGCGTGGTGGCCGACCGCTCGGGGGAATGTCTGGTCAAATGGTTCAACTGCGGGTACCTGGCCGAGCGGCTCAAGGAAGGCCACTGGATCAAGATCCGCGGCAAGGTCTCCGAGTGGCGCGACCGGCTGATCTTCACCAACCCGCAATTCGAGCTGTTCGACGGCGATCCCGGGGCAATCGAGGACCAGGTTTCCCAGCCGATCTACCCTCACCAGGAGCAACTCGGCAAGGCCCTGATCCCGAGCCTGGTCCGCACCGCACTGGCCCAGTACGCTTCGTATCTGCAGGACTGGATGCCGCCCGAGCAGCGGGCGGCGAGCGGCCTCGTGGACCTGCCCCGTGCTTACCGCAGCATCCACGAGCCGGAGAGCGATGAGGACTGGCAGATCGCCCGCAAACGGCTGGCCTACGACGAGCTGTTCTTCATGCAGCTTGGCCTGACGATCACGCATCGCAACCGCCGCGCCGCATCGGTCCGCAAGCTCCACTGCACCGAAGCGGTCGACCAGCGGATCCGCAGCCGCTTTCCCTTCCAACTGACCGCCGCCCAGGACCGGGTGATCGAGGAGATTGTCACCGACCTGGCCTCGGAGCACCCGATGAGCCGGCTGATCCAGGGCGACGTGGGAGCGGGCAAGACGGTGGTGGCGCTGTACGCTGCGCTGGTCGCAGCGGCGAACCGGGCGCAGGTGGCGATCATGGCCCCGACGGAAATCCTGGCTGAGCAGCACTTCCGCAAGATCAACCAGTACATGGAGGGCGCCCGCGTCAGGACCGCCCTGCTGGTCGGAAATCTTCCTAAGAGCCGCCGGGCGGAGGTCCTGCGTCAGACGGCTGAGGGCGAGGTGGATATCCTGATCGGCACGCACGCGCTGCTGGAGAGCGACATCCAGTTCGCCGATCTGGCCCTGGTGGTGATCGACGAGCAGCACAAGTTCGGCGTCCACCAGCGGTTCACCATCCGCTCGAAGGGCGCGTATCCGCACTACCTGGTGATGACGGCCACGCCGATCCCGCGGAGTCTGGCGCTGACCGTCTTCGGCGACCTGGACCTGTCGGTGATCGACGAGCCGCCGCCCGGCAAGCTGCCGACGGTCACGCAGGTGCACAACTACAAGAGCGAGGAGAAGGTTTGGGAGTTTCTCAGCGGGCGGCTGGCGGCGGGCGATCAGGCGTACGTGGTCTATCCGCTGCTGGAGGATTCGGAGAAACTGGAGCTCAAGTCCGCGACGAGTTCAGCGGAGCATCTGACCGGGCGGCTGGCGCCGCACCGGGTGGGCTTGATCCACGGCCGGATGAAGGGCGAGGAAAAGCAGCACGTGATGGACCTGTTCCATCGCCGCGAGATCGACGTGCTGGTGGCGACGGTGGTGATCGAGGTGGGCATCGACGTGCCGGACGCCAACGTGCTGGTGGTCGAGCACGCCGAGCGGTTCGGCCTGGCCCAGCTTCATCAGCTTCGCGGGCGGATCGGACGCGCGGGCGGACAGGGATACTGCCTGCTGCTCTCGGATTCGCGCGGGCAGAACGCCCGCCAGCGCCTTGGCATCCTGGCGGAGACCGCCGACGGCTTTAAGATTGCTGAGGAGGACCTGCGCATCCGGGGGCCGGGCGAGTTTTTCGGAACGGCCCAACACGGTCTGCCCGAACTGAAGCTGGCCGACCTGGTCGAGGACTACGCGCTGCTGCTGGCGGCCAAGCAGGACGCCCAACGCCTGCTCCGTCAGGACCCGGACCTGAACTGGACTCGTCATCGCGAAATCCGCAGCGAACTCGTCCGCCGTCTGGGCCACCGCCTCAAACTCATCGAAGCGGCGTGA
- a CDS encoding LysM peptidoglycan-binding domain-containing protein, with amino-acid sequence MKRLAVLLMGLSLTLALSSCALFEKKKMTSDTETDQMEDISPSEGDLDAPQPGSDIQTITPDDPAGGYGTPPTTHVVQKGDTLYKLARQYYNNQSMWKKIWEANRDVVPNPNQLNVGTTLQIP; translated from the coding sequence ATGAAGCGACTGGCGGTCCTGTTGATGGGTTTGTCACTGACGTTGGCTTTGTCCTCCTGCGCCCTGTTCGAAAAGAAGAAGATGACGTCCGACACCGAGACGGACCAGATGGAAGACATCAGCCCGTCCGAAGGCGACCTGGACGCCCCTCAGCCCGGCTCCGACATCCAGACGATCACGCCGGATGACCCGGCCGGCGGTTACGGCACGCCGCCGACCACCCACGTGGTCCAGAAGGGCGACACGCTGTACAAGCTCGCCCGGCAGTACTACAACAACCAGAGCATGTGGAAGAAGATCTGGGAAGCCAACCGCGACGTGGTGCCCAATCCCAACCAGCTCAACGTCGGCACGACCCTGCAGATCCCGTAG
- a CDS encoding CPBP family intramembrane metalloprotease: MNAERIATILQIALIAGSVAIWAAVIRACVRRRCPLRLDPGPSPEAVQLSLGHVLAVVLILWIVSSLGYGAFDQFAPLVADPGIDEMVRDTVVLVLGECAAVAFMLLYLGLAKPLAGLFPSDPASRALQIPLRAALAYVAVFPLVNYLLLYLGIFLSEKVLHQEVIPIHPAMQLIDSPQATPAVKALVILSAVVLAPLAEELFFRGMVQNYLLAVVRRPWLAIALSAGLFTAVHSPLYHTFPALFLLGGSFGWIYYRYRSLAYPIAFHTLFNAGTFLFYFLTGELQ; encoded by the coding sequence ATGAACGCCGAAAGGATTGCAACAATCCTGCAGATCGCCCTGATCGCCGGCAGCGTGGCGATCTGGGCCGCCGTCATTCGCGCTTGCGTCCGGCGACGCTGCCCGCTGCGGCTCGATCCCGGCCCTTCGCCCGAAGCCGTCCAACTCTCCCTCGGCCACGTCCTGGCCGTGGTTCTCATCCTGTGGATCGTCTCGTCGCTCGGCTACGGTGCGTTCGATCAGTTCGCCCCGCTGGTCGCCGATCCCGGAATCGACGAGATGGTTCGCGACACCGTTGTGCTCGTCCTCGGCGAGTGCGCCGCCGTCGCCTTCATGTTGCTGTACCTTGGCCTCGCCAAGCCCCTGGCCGGCCTCTTTCCTTCCGACCCCGCCAGCCGCGCCCTGCAAATCCCGCTTCGAGCCGCCCTTGCCTACGTGGCGGTCTTTCCCCTGGTCAACTACCTGCTGCTCTACCTGGGCATATTCCTGTCCGAAAAGGTCCTGCACCAGGAGGTTATACCGATTCACCCGGCCATGCAGCTTATCGATTCGCCTCAGGCCACCCCCGCGGTCAAAGCCCTGGTCATCCTCTCCGCTGTCGTCCTGGCCCCCCTGGCTGAGGAGCTTTTCTTCCGCGGCATGGTCCAGAACTATCTGCTGGCCGTGGTCCGCCGCCCCTGGCTGGCCATCGCCCTGTCCGCCGGCCTCTTCACCGCCGTCCACTCGCCGCTGTACCACACCTTCCCCGCCCTGTTCCTCCTTGGCGGTTCGTTCGGCTGGATATACTACCGCTACCGCAGCCTGGCCTACCCCATCGCCTTCCACACCCTCTTCAACGCCGGCACCTTCCTCTTCTATTTCCTGACCGGCGAACTGCAGTAG
- the dcm gene encoding DNA (cytosine-5-)-methyltransferase has product MKYNTDDSVTAVTVGSLFAAIGGFCKAFQQNGATVFWASDRDRFAAQTFTANFPGVRYLEKPVEDLSVHADQLEPIDVLTAGFPCQAFSIAGEKRGFGDPRGLLFLHIIRIINEFGKKKPKILLLENVKNLKAHDRGRTFKRIQTEIQKAGYWFGDANARIMNTADYTDIPQNRQRVFMVAMSQAHFPTNSFIFPDPTPNLKLRSVRSFLDLDRKADEVFYFKPDSQYYDLFRNAIETGGRGYVYQLRRSYVRRNMSDMCFTLMANMGEGGHNQPVIKDRWGIRKLTPRECARLQGYEDVWFQIPSSLSNSQIYKQIGNSVTVPLVAQLAERIVELIRFRDEKAQKR; this is encoded by the coding sequence ATGAAGTACAATACGGATGATTCCGTCACTGCCGTGACTGTTGGTTCCCTCTTTGCAGCCATTGGGGGATTCTGCAAAGCCTTTCAACAGAATGGCGCGACCGTTTTTTGGGCAAGCGACAGGGACCGCTTTGCGGCCCAGACATTCACAGCCAACTTTCCTGGCGTTCGCTACCTTGAGAAACCAGTAGAGGATTTGTCAGTACATGCGGACCAACTGGAACCCATAGATGTCCTGACCGCAGGCTTTCCCTGCCAAGCATTTTCCATAGCTGGCGAAAAACGAGGTTTCGGCGATCCCAGAGGTCTGTTGTTCCTCCATATCATCAGAATAATAAATGAGTTTGGGAAGAAGAAGCCAAAGATACTTCTACTTGAGAACGTCAAGAATTTGAAAGCCCACGATAGAGGCCGCACGTTCAAGCGAATTCAGACAGAGATACAAAAGGCAGGCTACTGGTTTGGCGACGCAAATGCCAGAATAATGAATACGGCTGATTACACTGATATACCTCAGAATCGACAGCGAGTCTTTATGGTCGCTATGAGTCAGGCGCACTTCCCCACCAACTCCTTCATATTCCCCGACCCAACCCCAAACCTGAAGCTTCGGTCAGTGCGCTCTTTCCTCGACCTTGACCGGAAAGCGGACGAGGTTTTCTACTTCAAGCCTGATTCGCAGTACTATGATCTGTTTCGCAACGCCATAGAGACTGGGGGGCGTGGGTATGTCTACCAGTTACGACGAAGCTACGTTCGCAGGAATATGTCCGACATGTGCTTCACCCTTATGGCGAATATGGGCGAGGGGGGGCACAACCAGCCCGTGATCAAGGACCGATGGGGAATCCGGAAACTAACACCTAGAGAGTGCGCTCGCCTGCAGGGATACGAAGATGTATGGTTTCAGATCCCCTCGTCACTATCGAACAGTCAGATATACAAGCAGATTGGGAACTCTGTCACAGTCCCTTTGGTGGCACAACTGGCAGAAAGAATTGTGGAACTAATCCGGTTTCGAGACGAGAAGGCACAAAAACGATGA